A window from Bordetella petrii encodes these proteins:
- the hfq gene encoding RNA chaperone Hfq — translation MSNKGQTLQDPFLNTLRKEHVPVSIYLVNGIKLQGQIESFDQYVVLLRNTVTQMVYKHAISTVVPARAVNFQVDVPAE, via the coding sequence ATGAGCAATAAAGGGCAAACTCTGCAAGATCCGTTTCTGAACACGCTGCGCAAAGAACATGTGCCCGTGTCCATCTACCTGGTAAACGGCATCAAGCTGCAAGGGCAAATAGAATCTTTCGATCAATACGTGGTGCTGCTGCGCAATACCGTGACGCAAATGGTGTACAAGCACGCCATTTCCACCGTCGTTCCCGCGCGCGCCGTCAATTTCCAGGTGGATGTTCCCGCTGAATAA
- the hisC gene encoding histidinol-phosphate transaminase yields MSRYWSPVVGTLSPYVPGEQPKLQDLVKLNTNEHPFGPSPKVLQAMRAACDDSLKLYPDPGSERLRQAIAAHFKVESGQVFVGNGSDEVLAHAFLALLKHDGPLLFPDITYSFYPVYCGLYQIASQAVPLTEDFCIDVQDYLPSAGRGAGAIIFPNPNAPTGRALALDDIERIVAANPDIPVVIDEAYVDFGAESAVPLVSRHDNLLVIQTLSKSRSLAGLRVGFAIGSRVLIEALERVKNSFNSYPVDRLAEAGAVAAIEDTAYFERTRQAVIATREALAGQLQALGFQVLPSAANFVFARHPGHDGAALAAALRERSIIVRHFKHARIDQFLRITVGTETQCARLVEALKGILAG; encoded by the coding sequence ATGAGCCGTTACTGGAGTCCCGTCGTAGGGACACTCAGTCCCTATGTGCCGGGCGAACAGCCCAAGCTGCAAGACCTGGTCAAGCTCAATACCAACGAACATCCGTTCGGCCCGTCGCCCAAGGTGCTGCAGGCCATGCGCGCGGCCTGCGACGACAGCCTGAAGCTGTACCCCGATCCGGGCTCCGAACGGCTGCGCCAGGCCATCGCCGCCCATTTCAAGGTCGAGTCCGGCCAGGTCTTCGTGGGCAATGGCTCTGACGAAGTGCTGGCGCACGCCTTCCTGGCGCTGCTCAAGCACGATGGCCCGCTGCTGTTTCCCGACATCACCTACAGCTTCTATCCGGTGTATTGCGGCCTGTACCAGATCGCCAGCCAGGCGGTGCCGCTGACCGAAGATTTCTGTATCGATGTGCAAGATTACCTGCCGTCCGCCGGGCGCGGCGCGGGCGCCATCATCTTCCCGAACCCCAACGCGCCTACCGGCCGGGCGCTGGCCCTGGACGACATCGAGCGCATCGTGGCGGCCAACCCGGACATCCCGGTGGTCATCGATGAAGCCTATGTCGATTTCGGCGCCGAATCGGCCGTGCCGCTGGTGTCCCGCCACGACAACCTGCTGGTCATCCAGACGCTTTCCAAGTCGCGTTCGCTGGCCGGCCTGCGGGTCGGTTTCGCCATCGGCAGCCGGGTGCTCATCGAGGCGCTCGAGCGCGTCAAGAACAGCTTCAATTCCTATCCGGTCGACCGCCTGGCCGAAGCCGGCGCCGTGGCGGCAATCGAGGATACGGCGTATTTCGAGCGCACCCGCCAGGCAGTGATCGCCACGCGCGAGGCCCTGGCCGGCCAGTTGCAGGCCCTGGGGTTCCAGGTGCTGCCATCGGCCGCCAATTTCGTCTTCGCCCGCCACCCCGGGCACGACGGGGCCGCCCTGGCCGCCGCGCTGCGCGAGCGCAGCATCATCGTGCGCCATTTCAAGCATGCCCGCATCGACCAGTTCCTGCGCATCACCGTGGGCACCGAAACCCAGTGCGCGCGCCTGGTCGAGGCCCTGAAAGGCATTCTGGCGGGCTGA
- the der gene encoding ribosome biogenesis GTPase Der, producing the protein MSFKPVVALVGRPNVGKSTLFNRLTRSRAALVADYSGLTRDRHYGEGRVGDTPFIVIDTGGFEPVAKTGILREMARQTSQAIAEADVVVFLVDARAGVNAHDHEIAQLLRKSGQQRVVLAVNKAEGMGVGNATSEFHELGLGTPHPISAAHGDGIVDLIGLALQDLVEPEPEPDPDAADLPPDHRIKLAIVGRPNVGKSTLINTLLGEERVIAFDLPGTTRDAIEIDFERDGRKYTLIDTAGLRRRGKVFEAVEKFSVIKTLQAIEASNVVLLMLDAQTEVSEQDAHIAGFVLETGRAVVVAINKWDGLDIDQRERIEREFQRKLRFLSFAPTHTISALKGQGIKPVLKSVVSAHAAAFAKLSTPKLTRELHAAVEQQPPPRKGIFRPKMRYAHQGGQNPPLVIIHGNALDAIPDSYRRYLETRFRDAFKLAGTPLRIEFKSSRNPYAQEN; encoded by the coding sequence GTGTCTTTCAAGCCCGTCGTCGCCCTGGTCGGCCGCCCCAATGTGGGCAAGTCGACCCTCTTCAACCGCCTGACGCGTTCGCGCGCGGCGCTGGTTGCCGATTATTCCGGCCTGACGCGCGATCGCCACTACGGCGAGGGCAGGGTGGGCGACACGCCCTTCATCGTCATCGACACCGGGGGCTTCGAGCCGGTGGCCAAGACCGGAATCCTGCGCGAAATGGCGCGCCAGACCAGCCAGGCCATCGCCGAGGCCGATGTGGTGGTGTTCCTGGTCGACGCGCGCGCCGGCGTCAATGCGCATGACCACGAAATTGCCCAACTGCTGCGCAAATCGGGCCAGCAACGGGTGGTGCTGGCGGTCAACAAGGCCGAAGGCATGGGGGTGGGCAACGCCACCAGCGAGTTCCATGAACTGGGTCTGGGCACGCCTCATCCGATTTCCGCCGCGCATGGCGACGGTATCGTCGATCTCATCGGGCTGGCGCTCCAGGACCTGGTCGAGCCCGAACCCGAGCCCGATCCCGACGCCGCCGACCTGCCGCCCGACCACCGCATCAAGCTGGCCATCGTCGGCCGGCCCAATGTGGGCAAGTCCACCCTCATCAATACGCTGCTGGGCGAAGAGCGCGTCATCGCCTTCGACCTGCCGGGCACCACGCGCGACGCCATCGAGATCGATTTCGAGCGCGACGGCCGCAAGTACACCCTGATCGACACTGCCGGGCTGCGCCGCCGCGGCAAGGTATTCGAGGCGGTGGAAAAATTCTCGGTCATCAAGACGCTGCAGGCCATCGAGGCCAGCAATGTGGTGCTGCTGATGCTCGATGCCCAGACCGAGGTCTCCGAACAGGACGCCCACATCGCCGGATTCGTGCTTGAAACAGGCCGCGCCGTGGTCGTGGCCATCAACAAATGGGACGGCCTCGACATCGACCAGCGCGAGCGCATCGAACGCGAGTTCCAGCGCAAGCTGCGCTTCCTGTCGTTCGCGCCCACCCACACCATTTCGGCCCTGAAGGGGCAGGGCATCAAGCCGGTGCTCAAGTCGGTGGTGTCGGCGCATGCCGCCGCTTTCGCCAAGCTGTCCACGCCCAAGCTCACGCGCGAGCTGCACGCCGCCGTCGAGCAGCAGCCGCCGCCGCGCAAGGGCATTTTCCGGCCCAAGATGCGCTATGCGCACCAGGGCGGGCAGAACCCGCCGCTGGTCATCATCCACGGCAATGCGCTCGATGCCATTCCCGATTCTTATCGCCGCTACCTGGAAACCCGTTTCCGCGACGCCTTCAAGCTGGCCGGCACGCCGTTGCGCATCGAGTTCAAGTCATCGCGCAATCCTTACGCGCAGGAAAACTGA
- the bamB gene encoding outer membrane protein assembly factor BamB: MLNFRPGRVWRGAALAASLLALAGCSMFSSNDDRYEPAPLTEYAPGMSVRTVWSTSVGSGSGFGFVPAVVGDSVYAATPDGSVAKLELASGRVLWKADADTKLSAGVGSDGTTTVVASPLGEVIAFDDTGKVKWKAQASSDVSIAPVVGYGAVVVRSGDYRIQAFNIENGERLWSLQRPGPALALRSNAQMVMAEGLVITGLPGGKLLAINVGSGNVQWEGTVATPRGASDLERLTDVVGAPRIAGNLLCAVAYQGRIVCFDVTQGGRPLWAKDFSSASGMALDGQFAYAPDQHGVVNAFALDSGTNVWKQAALKNRKLTSPALLGSAVAVGDLDGYVHFLSRSDGTLLARMSVGGDAVVSPLQTTPQGLLVQNGNGNLVLIGTN; encoded by the coding sequence ATGCTTAATTTCCGCCCTGGCCGCGTGTGGCGCGGCGCCGCCCTGGCCGCCAGCCTGCTCGCGCTGGCCGGCTGCTCGATGTTCTCCAGCAACGACGACCGCTACGAGCCCGCGCCCCTTACCGAATACGCGCCCGGCATGTCGGTGCGCACCGTGTGGTCCACGTCGGTGGGCAGCGGTTCCGGCTTCGGCTTCGTGCCGGCCGTGGTGGGCGACTCGGTCTACGCCGCCACGCCCGACGGCTCGGTCGCCAAGCTCGAGCTGGCCAGCGGCCGCGTGCTCTGGAAAGCCGATGCCGACACCAAGCTGTCGGCCGGCGTCGGCAGCGACGGCACCACTACCGTGGTTGCTTCGCCGCTAGGCGAAGTCATCGCCTTCGACGACACCGGCAAGGTCAAATGGAAAGCGCAGGCTTCCAGCGACGTCTCCATTGCTCCGGTGGTCGGCTATGGCGCCGTCGTGGTGCGCAGCGGCGACTACCGCATCCAGGCGTTCAATATCGAAAACGGCGAGCGCCTCTGGAGCCTGCAGCGCCCGGGGCCGGCCCTGGCCCTGCGCAGCAACGCGCAAATGGTCATGGCCGAAGGCCTGGTCATCACCGGCCTGCCGGGCGGCAAGCTGCTGGCCATCAACGTCGGCAGCGGCAACGTCCAGTGGGAAGGCACCGTGGCCACCCCGCGCGGCGCCAGCGACCTCGAACGCCTTACCGACGTGGTCGGCGCGCCGCGCATCGCCGGCAACCTGCTGTGCGCGGTGGCGTACCAGGGCCGCATCGTCTGCTTCGATGTCACCCAGGGCGGCCGCCCGCTGTGGGCCAAAGATTTCTCCAGCGCAAGCGGCATGGCGCTGGATGGCCAGTTCGCCTACGCGCCCGACCAGCATGGCGTGGTCAACGCTTTCGCGCTCGACAGCGGCACCAATGTCTGGAAGCAGGCCGCGTTGAAAAACCGCAAGCTGACCTCGCCGGCCCTGTTGGGCAGCGCCGTGGCCGTGGGCGACCTGGACGGCTATGTCCACTTCCTGTCGCGCAGCGACGGCACCCTGCTGGCCCGCATGTCGGTGGGCGGCGATGCCGTTGTCTCGCCCCTGCAAACCACGCCGCAGGGCCTGCTGGTGCAGAACGGCAACGGCAACCTCGTGCTGATCGGCACCAACTAA
- a CDS encoding YfgM family protein, whose amino-acid sequence MAYDLEEQEQLDAIKAWWARYGTLVVTLAAIAALAWGGWWGWKAYQSHRANQAMGYFEALEDAARLGGADAAVRIKAAASTLRSDYPSTGYAARGALVAAHALEQQNDAAGAREQLEWLAGQPKQAALQPVARVRLAGLLLDQKQYDAALAQLDNPPPAFAALYADRRGDILAAQGKHEDARKAWQAALDGLGAADPLRQAVQLKLDALSGA is encoded by the coding sequence ATGGCATACGATCTCGAAGAACAGGAACAACTCGACGCAATCAAGGCCTGGTGGGCGCGCTACGGCACGCTGGTGGTCACCCTGGCGGCCATCGCCGCGCTGGCCTGGGGCGGCTGGTGGGGCTGGAAGGCCTACCAGTCGCACCGCGCCAACCAGGCCATGGGCTATTTCGAGGCCCTGGAAGACGCGGCTCGCCTGGGCGGCGCTGATGCCGCGGTGCGCATCAAGGCCGCGGCTTCGACCCTGCGCAGCGACTACCCGTCCACCGGCTATGCGGCGCGCGGCGCCCTGGTCGCCGCCCACGCGCTCGAACAGCAGAACGATGCCGCTGGCGCGCGCGAACAGCTCGAATGGCTGGCCGGCCAGCCCAAGCAGGCGGCGCTGCAGCCGGTGGCGCGCGTGCGCCTGGCCGGCCTGCTGCTCGATCAGAAGCAATACGACGCCGCCCTGGCGCAGCTCGACAACCCGCCGCCGGCTTTCGCCGCCCTGTACGCCGATCGCCGCGGCGATATCCTGGCTGCCCAGGGCAAGCATGAAGATGCCCGCAAGGCATGGCAGGCCGCGCTCGACGGGCTCGGCGCCGCCGATCCCCTGCGGCAAGCCGTGCAATTGAAACTGGATGCCCTCAGCGGAGCCTGA
- the hisS gene encoding histidine--tRNA ligase has protein sequence MTQAFQKVAAIRGMNDVLPGDGARWEQFEGIVRDWLHGYGYRNVRTPVLEHTRLFARGIGEVTDIVEKEMYTFTDALNGDSLTMRPEMTAGVVRASIEHNLLYDRPQRVYSIGPVFRHERPQRGRYRQFHQIDVEALGFAGPDVDAELIVMLARLWKRLGLADVRLELNSLGQPAERAAHRAALIQHLERHRDILDEDGQRRLYSNPLRVLDTKNPAMQAMADSAPRLFDFLGDESRAHFDGLCQLLADAGIEYRLNPRLVRGLDYYNLTVFEWVTDRLGAQGTVCGGGRYDGLVELLGGKPAPAVGFAIGMERLLDLWEQSVPPTPVPECEVYLVHQGEDAQRLAARVGEQLRDAGLSVIVHAGSSGFKSQFKRADASGARVAVILGSDEVAAGTASVKFLRAGEAEQQQVALDRLADVLKSKG, from the coding sequence ATGACGCAAGCTTTCCAGAAAGTCGCCGCCATACGCGGCATGAACGACGTACTGCCCGGCGACGGCGCGCGCTGGGAACAATTCGAAGGCATCGTGCGCGACTGGCTGCACGGCTATGGCTACCGCAACGTGCGCACGCCCGTACTCGAGCACACGCGCCTGTTCGCGCGCGGCATCGGCGAAGTCACCGACATCGTCGAAAAAGAGATGTACACCTTCACGGATGCGCTCAACGGCGATTCGCTCACCATGCGGCCCGAAATGACCGCCGGCGTGGTGCGCGCCAGCATCGAGCACAACCTGCTCTACGACCGGCCGCAGCGCGTCTACAGCATCGGCCCCGTGTTCCGCCATGAGCGCCCGCAGCGCGGCCGCTACCGCCAGTTCCACCAGATCGACGTCGAGGCCCTGGGCTTTGCCGGCCCGGACGTCGACGCCGAGCTCATCGTCATGCTGGCGCGCCTCTGGAAGCGCCTGGGCCTGGCCGACGTGCGCCTGGAACTGAATTCGCTGGGCCAGCCGGCCGAGCGCGCCGCCCATCGGGCCGCGCTCATCCAGCATCTCGAACGCCACCGCGACATCCTCGACGAAGACGGCCAGCGCCGCCTGTACAGCAATCCGCTGCGCGTGCTCGACACCAAGAACCCCGCCATGCAGGCCATGGCCGACAGCGCGCCGCGCCTGTTCGATTTCCTGGGCGACGAATCGCGCGCCCACTTCGACGGCCTGTGCCAGCTGCTGGCCGATGCCGGCATCGAATACCGGCTCAACCCGCGCCTGGTGCGCGGGCTCGACTACTACAACCTGACCGTCTTCGAATGGGTCACCGACCGCCTGGGCGCCCAGGGCACGGTGTGCGGCGGCGGCCGCTACGACGGCCTGGTCGAGCTGCTGGGCGGCAAGCCCGCGCCCGCGGTCGGCTTTGCCATCGGCATGGAGCGCCTGCTCGACCTCTGGGAACAGAGCGTGCCGCCGACGCCCGTGCCCGAGTGCGAGGTCTACCTGGTGCACCAGGGCGAAGATGCGCAGCGCCTGGCCGCGCGCGTCGGCGAACAACTGCGCGATGCCGGTTTGTCGGTCATCGTGCATGCCGGCTCGTCCGGCTTCAAATCGCAATTCAAGCGGGCCGACGCCAGCGGCGCCCGTGTTGCGGTTATTCTTGGCAGCGATGAAGTGGCCGCCGGCACCGCCAGCGTCAAGTTCCTGCGCGCCGGCGAAGCCGAGCAGCAGCAGGTCGCGCTGGACCGTCTGGCCGATGTTTTGAAATCCAAGGGTTAG
- the ispG gene encoding flavodoxin-dependent (E)-4-hydroxy-3-methylbut-2-enyl-diphosphate synthase: protein MQQPSPPCLDVPPPEVGAAQRRPTRSVTVKWGDRQVVIGGAAPVVVQSMTNTDTADPIATAIQVKELAQAGSELVRITVNTPEAAREVIAIREQLDRMGVSVPLVGDFHYNGHKLLTQFPDCAQALSKYRINPGNMGGGKRRDDNFAQMIEVACRHDKPVRIGVNWGSLDHELMARKMDENSRRAQPWEAQAVMRDALVVSAISNAQRAEELGLRGDAIILSCKVSHVQDLIAVYRDLSARCDYPLHLGLTEAGMGSKGIVASTAALAVLLQQGIGDTIRISLTPEPGGDRAREVIVAQEILQTMNLRAFTPMVVACPGCGRTSSTFFQELADSIQSYLRRQMPIWRARYPGVESMNVAVMGCVVNGPGESRHADIGISLPGTGEVPAAPVFIDGERTVTLKGERIAEEFQTIVEDYVARRYGAQATH from the coding sequence ATGCAACAGCCGTCTCCGCCCTGCCTGGATGTTCCGCCGCCCGAAGTAGGGGCCGCGCAGCGCCGGCCCACCCGTTCGGTCACCGTCAAATGGGGCGACCGCCAGGTCGTCATTGGCGGCGCGGCGCCGGTCGTGGTGCAATCCATGACCAACACCGACACCGCCGACCCCATCGCCACCGCCATCCAGGTCAAGGAACTGGCCCAGGCGGGGTCCGAGCTCGTGCGCATCACGGTCAACACCCCCGAGGCCGCGCGCGAAGTCATCGCCATCCGCGAGCAGCTCGACCGCATGGGCGTGTCCGTGCCGCTGGTGGGCGATTTCCACTACAACGGCCACAAGCTGCTGACGCAGTTTCCCGATTGCGCCCAGGCGCTGTCCAAATACCGCATCAATCCCGGCAACATGGGCGGCGGCAAGCGGCGCGACGACAATTTCGCCCAGATGATCGAAGTGGCATGCCGCCACGACAAGCCGGTGCGCATCGGCGTCAACTGGGGCAGTCTCGATCACGAGCTGATGGCGCGCAAAATGGACGAAAACAGCCGCCGCGCGCAGCCCTGGGAAGCCCAGGCCGTGATGCGCGACGCGCTGGTGGTCTCGGCCATCAGCAATGCGCAGCGCGCCGAAGAACTCGGCCTGCGCGGCGATGCCATCATCCTGTCGTGCAAGGTCAGCCACGTGCAAGACCTCATTGCCGTCTATCGCGACCTGTCCGCGCGCTGCGATTACCCGCTGCACCTGGGCCTGACCGAAGCGGGCATGGGCAGCAAGGGCATCGTCGCCTCGACGGCGGCGCTGGCGGTGCTGCTGCAGCAGGGCATCGGCGACACCATCCGCATTTCGCTCACCCCCGAACCGGGCGGCGACCGAGCCCGCGAAGTCATCGTGGCGCAGGAAATCCTGCAAACCATGAACCTGCGGGCGTTCACGCCCATGGTTGTGGCCTGCCCGGGCTGCGGGCGCACCAGCAGCACGTTCTTCCAGGAACTGGCCGACAGCATCCAGTCGTACCTGCGCCGCCAGATGCCGATATGGCGCGCGCGCTATCCAGGCGTCGAAAGCATGAACGTCGCGGTGATGGGGTGCGTGGTGAACGGCCCCGGCGAAAGCCGCCACGCCGATATCGGCATCAGCCTGCCCGGCACGGGCGAAGTGCCGGCGGCGCCGGTGTTCATCGACGGCGAGCGCACGGTCACCCTGAAGGGCGAGCGCATCGCCGAAGAATTCCAGACCATTGTCGAAGACTACGTCGCGCGCCGCTACGGCGCGCAGGCCACACACTGA
- a CDS encoding helix-turn-helix domain-containing protein — protein MTQELDPAVSASESPVQAQAHAATVGQALQALRVARGWSLEEVSSRIKFSSRQIQALENEQWAKLPSGVSLRGLIRSYARLLDADASAIVASLETQIAAAPAPASGHRIPRPMAVPVQPHDDERGGMPWGWLLVILVLLVALIVYAFWQGWLPAEWLPTAWFSRVNP, from the coding sequence ATGACGCAGGAGCTCGACCCGGCTGTTTCCGCAAGCGAATCCCCCGTGCAGGCCCAGGCGCACGCCGCCACGGTGGGCCAGGCGCTGCAGGCGCTGCGCGTGGCGCGTGGCTGGTCGCTCGAGGAAGTCTCCAGCCGCATCAAATTCTCGTCGCGCCAGATCCAGGCGCTCGAAAACGAGCAATGGGCCAAGCTGCCGTCGGGCGTGTCGCTGCGCGGGCTGATCCGCAGCTATGCGCGCCTGCTCGACGCCGATGCCTCGGCCATCGTCGCTTCGCTCGAAACGCAAATCGCCGCCGCGCCGGCGCCCGCCTCGGGACACCGCATCCCGCGCCCCATGGCGGTGCCGGTCCAGCCGCACGACGACGAGCGCGGCGGCATGCCCTGGGGCTGGCTGCTGGTCATCCTGGTTCTGCTGGTCGCGCTGATCGTCTATGCGTTCTGGCAGGGCTGGCTGCCCGCCGAATGGCTGCCCACGGCCTGGTTTTCCCGGGTGAATCCGTAA